The Mercurialis annua linkage group LG2, ddMerAnnu1.2, whole genome shotgun sequence genome contains a region encoding:
- the LOC130015142 gene encoding uncharacterized protein LOC130015142, with the protein MAGAQLNYTTTEKEMLAVVFALDKFRQYLLGSKCIIYTDHAALRYLFTKQDAKPRLIRWILLMQEFDVEIRDKKGTENVVADHLSRFENPEPIPIGEEINERLPDYYKQEVEPVRRKDKYAAGTSAEGGAIPEGVQWEPPAPNVDTRNDFEAAQLRFMEDQRKMWARMEYRQKRLHDRQRRHEEKLRDYFNAQGGPAYPSPTPSPEPPEFD; encoded by the exons ATGGCGGGAGCACAACTCAACTATACCACTACCGAAAAGGAGATGTTGGCGGTTGTCTTTGCTCTCGATAAGTTTAGACAATACTTGCTTGGGTCAAAATGCATCATATACACCGATCATGCCGCTTTACGGTATCTATTCACTAAGCAAGATGCAAAGCCTAGGCTTATTCGGTGGATTCTTCTCATGCAAGAGTTCGATGTAGAAATCCGAGATAAGAAGGGTACGGAGAATGTGGTGGCGGATCACCTTTCGAGATTTGAGAATCCGGAACCAATTCCTATTGGTGAGGAGATTAATGAGcgacttccggattattacaa acaagaagtagagccgGTGCGACGGAAAGACAAATATGCGGCCGGAACAAGCGCCGAAGGAGGAGCAATACCGGAGGGCGTGCAATGGGAGCCTCCCGCTCCTAATGTGGATACAAGGAATGACTTTGAAGCCGCCCAACTCCGATTCATGGAGGATCAACGCAAGATGTGGGCACGTATGGAATATCGCCAAAAGAGGCTTCATGATCGACAAAGGCGTCACGAAGAGAAATTACGTGACTATTTCAATGCCCAAGGAGGGCCGGCCTATCCATCTCCAACTCCATCGCCCGAACCACCGGAATTCGACTAA
- the LOC126669409 gene encoding uncharacterized protein LOC126669409 has translation MSTLNVSFLIWFDGQIVNSPRGVEYHGGCRVEMPLSERMNFDELVNICKRAVCSGPNSTNSEVEITQILFRLPKFVRGEVDSYALFLVQDNNHLFGILTESMRCPNLRIMEFYVEYRILGGTEISLDNLELSDSSESEWDSESVRSSDEDEDEHFYESDEDDAGEIDAELEMANSGEQTHYQSQLPEHVSRVNVDDFVVDLNEGETPNFTWQPGMEFQTGMTFKSRDAVQTCATAYSIAMGKEHQFHRTTPKTIVFVCRHNEICGWWLRATKLQANHTWTLTKYIGPHTCDHFMTGRDHRNFKSNQIVEFIKDLVLEQRDIRIKTLMAGIWERFSVMPTYKRTWLAKEKAICSAYGNWKDSFAEVCSFMANVKVTNPGSFWHAEGDPIYTNHSQNPRVRMFRRMFWTFYPMTAGFAFLKPVLFVDGTHLYEKYTMTLLIASAIDGNNHIMPLAFALVESESAASYEYFLSHLREHVIKERKVAIISDRAGGIIAVLKRPEWAGVSHMFCIRHLASNFNTHFRDKDLKKLAEKAGRAYQKKKFTRYMKIMKIKSPDGYKYLMNKEVLKKNQWARAYDVNGQRHNAMTTNYAESVNATLKNIRGLPITAMIEAIFRKLVEKYISRWNFYKSLIVKDIEYTPICIQILRKAGDKSRTHVVQPYDMTTMTCEVVTKKNNHNQAGGNVHTVNLHKKKCTCGKFQQLKVPCSHAMAVCLKENLNPHDYIGSHYRNQNAIQAWSHVFHSLRDRERWIKPNDLPFVPNPGWARKKGRPVNQRFRNEMDQTYREDRSPNFCSKCGNRGHNARTCTNRIRDA, from the exons ATGTCGACACTCAATGTATCCTTTCTGATATGGTTCGATGGGCAAATTGTAAACTCCCCCCGTGGAGTAGAATATCACGGTGGTTGTCGAGTGGAGATGCCACTCAGTGAACGAATGAATTTCGATGAATTggttaacatttgtaaaagggCAGTTTGTAGCGGACCGAACTCTACTAACTCAGAAGTGGAGATTACACAAATTTTATTCAGACTGCCTAAATTTGTAAGGGGTGAAGTAGATTCGTACGCACTCTTTTTAGTGCAGGACAATAACCATTTATTTGGAATACTAACTGAATCTATGAGATGTCCGAATCTACGAATTATGGAGTTCTACGTTGAGTACCGGATTTTGGGTGGAACTGAAATTTCGCTGGATAATTTGGAGTTAAGCGATTCGAGCGAGTCAGAGTGGGACAGTGAGTCAGTAAGGAGCAGTGACGAAGATGAAGACGAACACTTTTATGAGAGCGACGAAGATGATGCAGGTGAAATCGACGCCGAGTTAGAAATGGCCAATTCGGGAGAACAAACTCATTACCAGTCGCAGCTCCCTGAACACGTTAGTCGTGTAAATGTTGACGATTTCGTAGTTGACTTGAATGAGGGTGAGACCCCGAATTTTACTTGGCAGCCAGGAATGGAGTTTCAAACGGGGATGACCTTCAAAAGTCGCGATGCTGTTCAGACCTGTGCAACCGCTTATTCAATCGCTATGGGGAAGGAGCACCAGTTTCATCGGACTACCCCCAAGACAATCGTGTTTGTTTGCCGACACAACGAAATCTGCGGATGGTGGTTGCGAGCAACCAAACTACAGGCAAATCATACATGGACCCTGACAAAATATATAGGGCCACACACGTGCGATCATTTTATGACAGGTCGCGACCATCGAAACTTTAAGTCTAATCAAATCGTAGAATTTATCAAGGACCTGGTGTTGGAACAACGCGACATTCGCATCAAGACGCTGATGGCTGGTATTTGGGAAAGATTTTCTGTAATGCCTACCTATAAAAGAACTTGGTTAGCTAAGGAGAAGGCAATATGCAGCGCCTACGGAAACTGGAAGGACTCTTTCGCCGAAGTTTGTAGCTTCATGGCCAATGTGAAGGTCACAAATCCCGGATCATTCTGGCATGCAGAAG GCGATCCAATTTACACAAACCACTCGCAAAATCCCCGAGTGAGAATGTTTCGCAGAATGTTTTGGACCTTCTACCCGATGACAGCTGGATTTGCTTTTTTGAAACCTGTGCTATTCGTTGACGGGACTCATTTGTATGAAAAATACACAATGACCTTGTTGATCGCATCGGCGATAGATGGAAACAATCACATAATGCCACTTGCCTTTGCACTTGTCGAATCGGAGAGCGCAGCAAGCTATGAATATTTTTTGAGTCATCTCCGGGAGCATGTTATCAAGGAGAGAAAAGTGGCAATTATTTCGGATCGCGCTGGTGGAATAATAGCTGTTTTGAAGCGTCCGGAGTGGGCGGGTGTTTCTCACATGTTTTGCATAAGGCATTTAGCGAGTAATTTCAATACTCATTTCAGAGATAAGGATTTGAAAAAACTGGCAGAAAAAGCAG GACGTGCTtaccagaaaaaaaaattcacacgGTATATGAAAATTATGAAGATCAAATCGCCTGATGGGTATAAATATTTGATGAATAAGGAAGTATTGAAGAAAAATCAGTGGGCAAGGGCGTATGACGTCAACGGACAACGTCACAATGCGATGACAACAAATTATGCTGAGTCTGTTAATGCGACGCTCAAGAATATCAGAGGGCTGCCTATCACCGCAATGATTGAAGCTATTTTCCGTAAGCTTGTCGAAAAATACATTTCCCGTTGGAATTTTTATAAGTCATTGATCGTCAAGGACATTGAGTACACGCCAATCTGCATCCAAATATTGCGAAAAGCAGGAGACAAGTCTCGTACTCATGTTGTCCAGCCGTATGACATGACCACAATGACGTGTGAAGTGGTGACTAAGAAGAATAATCATAATCAAGCCGGCGGAAATGTCCATACAGTAAACctccataaaaaaaaatgcaCGTGTGGTAAGTTTCAGCAGCTGAAGGTGCCTTGCTCTCATGCTATGGCGGTGTGCTTAAAGGAGAATTTGAACCCTCATGACTACATTGGGTCGCACTATCGGAACCAAAACGCAATCCAAGCTTGGAGTCACGTTTTTCATTCATTACGTGACCGTGAGCGTTGGATAAAACCGAACGACCTCCCGTTTGTGCCAAATCCTGGCTGGGCTAGAAAGAAGGGACGACCAGTAAATCAACGGTTTAGAAATGAAATGGATCAAACTTATAGAGAGGACCGTAGCCCAAATTTTTGTAGTAAATGTGGAAATAGGGGCCATAATGCCAGAACTTGCACTAATAGGATTAGAGATGCCTAA
- the LOC126669408 gene encoding uncharacterized protein LOC126669408 — protein MAAPGGHYQPEYFQPGPLNDELLTQQYNHISSYTWDHPEDVSVLGSRTSHGLPSFGSIDSRIQEGVRRTGLSGFIRMRQYRLDMSIITALVERWRPETHTFMFPDGECTITLQDIAILTGLPIDGTAVTGDRVDEWQDRGVALLGRPLELSQSEGTSWVGSRWLYSEFGEFTSLPAYATPEHVEWAVRAYLWAALQTLCFPDLNSGHLGLRILPLLANLHDLRTISWGSAVLAHLYHEMCITTRMHKRRRNKGGPLWIVQLWAFERLRPLRPQLLTPIIAEDLPLGDRWGGRRDRRAVPRHSIHAVRLILDGLRYEDIHWQPYSDDILSSIPREYLDGAHLWRARVPLIYYNIVEWHQPDRVLQQFGLVQPIPLPPLQTEELHNVRYRGSSSFAYEMDYWVQLWNNRNAFVVQGRQLQHPPHYHSQYMDWYRRRCRRWITLQGAEAGTSRDLQERTHVTGEASSSAARRIRFAARSSQLATMEDRRDVTLPPPEPADQPYQLPPLPPCQVDLSSIRGRRRQPRRMPPQPRPEHVYPIPEPLFFHTEVAGTSDIPQPDYWERQHYGSTSGPTPQASYPQFQVPPASMPYVDSFFGDTTFTTTQDRPGPSESQVPPAPMPYSDSSFRHTTFANTRDPFAPSDSQVRQPPIPSFHSYLGEMGYTPLGTPAQPESDQSWPAPPTHSDVPWRTSTESDFIEQLFYYPAAPTAGQASSSHQLPPSGSPQAQDPSQMYFSTTEPWCSGADLSADPFSSDRFQHFTPPSFTLYPDITSQDLRDTTPAPVIEQPHQPTDEDSDDSEDNDDSDTSDEGDSGDYNPVTDTSRHRRTQQGYDMRTRMRKPARYRD, from the exons ATGGCTGCCCCCGGTGGTCACTACCAGCCCGAGTACTTTCAGCCTGGACCTTTAAATGACGAACTTCTGACTCAACAATACAATCACATATCGTCTTACACTTGGGATCACCCT GAGGACGTAAGTGTCCTAGGTTCGCGGACAAGTCACGGGTTGCCCTCCTTTGGTTCGATAGATTCACGCATCCAGGAAGGAGTCCGCCGGACAGGGCTCTCTGGTTTCATCAGGATGCGACAATATCGGCTCGACATGTCCATTATCACAGCATTAGTGGAGAGGTGGAGGCCTGAGACGCATACATTCATGTTTCCAGATGGGGAGTGCACGATCACTTTGCAGGATATTGCAATCCTTACTGGACTCCCCATTGATGGGACGGCTGTGACTGGAGACAGGGTGGACGAATGGCAGGATAGGGGTGTTGCCCTGTTAGGGAGACCGTTAGAGCTTTCTCAGTCAGAGGGTACATCTTGGGTTGGGTCCAGGTGGCTGTATAGTGAGTTCGGCGAGTTTACTAGTTTACCGGCCTATGCTACACCTGAACATGTTGAATGGGCGGTTAGGGCGTACCTATGGGCTGCTCTACAGACTTTGTGCTTCCCAGACCTGAACAGTGGTCATTTGGGTTTGAGAATTTTACCCCTTTTAGCAAATTTACATGATTTACGGACTATCAGCTGGGGATCTGCAGTTTTGGCCCATTTATACCACGAGATGTGCATTACCACACGGATGCACAAACGCCGACGTAACAAAGGAGGTCCTCTGTGGATTGTACAGCTATGGGCGTTCGAGCGACTGAGGCCACTTCGACCCCAACTGCTGACCCCAATAATAGCGGAGGATCTACCTTTGGGTGACAG GTGGGGCGGGCGTAGGGATCGTCGGGCAGTCCCGAGGCACAGCATCCATGCTGTGAGATTAATTTTGGATGGCCTGCGATACGAGGAT ATCCACTGGCAGCCATATTCTGACGATATTCTCAGCTCGATCCCTCGAGAGTACCTCGATGGGGCACATCTCTGGCGTGCGCGAGTCCCACTCATTTACTACAACATTGTGGAGTGGCACCAGCCAGACAGGGTGCTTCAGCAGTTCGGCCTAGTTCAGCCTATTCCGTTGCCCCCCTTGCAGACTGAGGAGCTTCACAACGTCCGCTACCGGGGTTCCTCGAGCTTCGCATATGAGATGGACTACTGGGTGCAACTTTGGAACAATAGAAACGCGTTTGTAGTTCAGGGCCGGCAGCTTCAGCACCCACCCCATTACCATTCCCAGTACATGGACTGGTATAGGCGTCGATGCCGGAGATGGATTACACTTCAGGGTGCAGAGGCTGGCACTAGT CGCGATTTGCAGGAGAGAACCCATGTTACGGGGGAGGCCAGTTCGAGTGCCGCTCGCAGGATTAGGTTTGCTGCACGAAGTTCTCAGCTTGCTACCATGGAGGATCGCAGGGACGTCACACTTCCCCCTCCTGAGCCAGCGGACCAACCATACCAGCTGCCTCCGCTCCCTCCCTGTCAGGTCGATTTAAGCTCTATTAGAGGGCGGCGTCGACAGCCACGCAGAATGCCTCCACAGCCCCGTCCAGAGCATGTGTACCCTATCCCAGAGCCATTATTTTTTCACACGGAGGTGGCGGGTACCTCAGACATACCGCAGCCGGACTACTGGGAAAGACAACATTACGGGTCAACCTCCGGGCCGACACCCCAAGCATCATATCCACAG TTTCAGGTCCCGCCTGCGTCGATGCCGTATGTTGACTCATTTTTTGGAGATACGACCTTTACGACCACACAGGATCGACCAGGGCCATCTGAGTCACAG GTCCCCCCGGCGCCGATGCCGTATAGTGACTCATCTTTTAGACATACGACATTTGCCAACACTCGAGATCCTTTTGCGCCATCTGATTCACAG GTTCGCCAGCCGCCGATTCCGTCTTTCCATTCATATCTGGGAGAGATGGGATATACTCCACTAGGTACGCCGGCTCAGCCAGAGTCAGATCAGTCATGGCCTGCACCGCCGACGCATTCAGATGTCCCATGGCGTACGTCGACAGAGTCAGATTTCATTGAACAGTTGTTCTACTATCCCGCCGCACCTACTGCAGGACAGGCGTCATCGTCACATCAGTTACCACCTTCTGGGTCGCCTCAGGCTCAAGATCCTTCGCAGATGTATTTCTCGACTACGGAGCCGTGGTGCTCTGGTGCAGATCTGTCTGCTGATCCGTTTTCCAGTGATCGGTTTCAGCATTTTACGCCTCCTAGTTTTACACTGTATCCGGACATCACCTCGCAGGATCTGCGAGACACTACTCCAGCTCCGGTTATTGAACAGCCACACCAGCCTACAGACGAAGACAGTGACGATTCAGAAGACAACGACGATTCTGATACTAGTGACGAGGGTGACAGTGGCGACTATAACCCTGTGACTGATACCTCACGTCACCGACGCACTCAGCAGGGTTATGACATGAGAACCCGCATGCGGAAACCGGCTCGATATCGTGACTAG